In Micromonospora sp. WMMD980, the following are encoded in one genomic region:
- a CDS encoding FtsK/SpoIIIE domain-containing protein produces MAVPAVVLAVAALAVLVWLGAHAVRYLVAGRQLRPVLRVAWRIRYTWRRTARQVGLVQSERVRPPWWSNRPPGTVVTRELIPAVTVAAERWGVRVDASTVGRIGVEEFTQAAGHLADVWRVPLVRVAQVRPGLVRIRALLHDPLTEPATWTESAAAGTDPAVWVAGVDADGQPVTIRSAGVSGVVVAGLAGYGKTSFLNARFCQLAPCPAVQFVLIDGKGGPDYDDLFTRAWLSAKDNPEQVRDHLTRVRELMVARQHAIRSVLGVKNVWHVGPSASWPLVVVVIDEAHTFLNETKGTDAQSKRFDALARETARLVEELIRKGRNVGIQVVLATQKATGDAIPTKVRDNCQVAISFAQRTSEAATAVLGSDITAAPNEHPRRLQDPAYVGVASMVAQGRPGFTLVRAPYVPDATADAIAAATAHLVRDPLHLLTTREAVADAAPR; encoded by the coding sequence ATGGCGGTACCGGCGGTCGTGCTGGCGGTCGCCGCCCTGGCCGTACTCGTGTGGCTCGGCGCGCACGCCGTGCGGTACCTGGTAGCAGGCAGGCAACTCCGTCCGGTGCTGCGGGTCGCGTGGCGGATCAGGTACACGTGGCGGCGGACTGCCCGCCAGGTCGGGCTCGTGCAGTCCGAGCGGGTCCGCCCGCCGTGGTGGTCCAACCGTCCGCCGGGCACGGTCGTGACTCGGGAGTTGATTCCGGCGGTGACGGTGGCGGCCGAGCGGTGGGGTGTGCGCGTCGACGCTTCCACCGTGGGCCGTATCGGCGTTGAGGAGTTCACGCAGGCGGCCGGGCATCTGGCCGACGTGTGGCGTGTGCCGCTCGTGAGGGTGGCGCAGGTCCGTCCCGGCCTGGTCCGGATACGGGCGCTGCTGCACGACCCCCTCACCGAACCCGCGACATGGACCGAATCGGCAGCGGCCGGGACGGATCCGGCGGTGTGGGTCGCTGGCGTCGATGCCGACGGTCAGCCGGTCACGATCCGCTCGGCTGGTGTTTCCGGCGTGGTGGTGGCCGGGCTGGCGGGTTACGGCAAGACGTCGTTCCTCAACGCCCGGTTCTGCCAGCTTGCCCCGTGCCCGGCGGTGCAGTTCGTGCTGATCGACGGCAAGGGCGGCCCGGACTACGACGACCTGTTCACCCGCGCGTGGCTGTCGGCGAAGGACAACCCGGAGCAGGTCCGTGACCATCTGACCCGGGTGCGGGAGTTGATGGTCGCCCGTCAGCACGCGATCCGCTCGGTGCTCGGGGTGAAGAACGTGTGGCACGTCGGCCCGTCCGCCTCCTGGCCTCTGGTCGTGGTGGTGATCGATGAGGCGCACACGTTCCTGAACGAGACCAAGGGCACCGACGCGCAGTCCAAGCGCTTCGACGCCCTGGCCCGGGAGACGGCCCGGCTGGTGGAGGAGCTGATTCGTAAGGGCCGCAACGTCGGCATCCAGGTCGTTCTGGCGACGCAGAAGGCGACCGGGGATGCAATCCCGACGAAGGTCCGCGACAACTGCCAGGTCGCGATCAGCTTCGCGCAGCGCACCTCGGAGGCGGCCACGGCGGTGCTCGGCTCGGACATCACGGCCGCGCCGAATGAGCATCCGCGTCGGCTGCAGGACCCGGCCTACGTCGGGGTGGCGTCGATGGTCGCGCAGGGCCGGCCCGGGTTCACCCTGGTCCGCGCGCCGTACGTGCCGGACGCGACCGCCGATGCCATCGCTGCCGCGACCGCGCACCTGGTCCGCGACCCGCTGCACCTGTTGACCACGCGGGAGGCGGTGGCCGATGCCGCACCCCGATGA
- a CDS encoding serine/threonine protein kinase, which yields MSNALPQLVADRYRLLTPLGQGGMGRVWKARDEVLHRDVAIKELVPPPGLTPDERREMRERSLREARAIARLNNVNVVRIFDVLRTDGDPWIVMEYVASKSLQDTIAEDGPVSAAKAVEIGLGVLGALKAAHKAGIMHRDVKPGNVLLGEDGRVVLTDFGLATIPGDPNVTRTGMVLGSPAYISPERARDGTAGPEADLWSLGATLYAAVEGKSPYARPSAIATLAALATEPMPPPRNAGPLKPVLQGLLRKDPDERITAEVAERMLRKAAGRRAKSISLLDGVRRPGPNGPRAPRPPLVPAPRPADDQVQRAAAGASGVAVTGGTAASADPTAKVPAPISDAGPTAKVSPPVADPTTTLDADPPVDATRVDDVPALDESRGDDAAPALDETRLDGEPVTAPAQRPAPSDSAPVSPAPSPGRATVPSGVKTAPNRRNLLIGALVLVLLVGLAVALPLLNNGDDDGDGGGPTAGSSVASAGPPAPTASAAPSAAASSASPSASPSPSASPSPTGFVLPAGWKYYTGSNGFKVPIPKNFQAKAEGNQVTLYEVGGTNRVLFMQWTDSPEKDAEADWKSKESARKNYVRNYKYLSITRCDGYYRTCADWDWLETRSGNVRFHVRNRGVATASNRGFALRWEVPAKDWQANLPNFDIITKGFVPDRRN from the coding sequence ATGTCGAACGCACTTCCCCAACTCGTCGCTGACCGGTATCGGCTTCTCACGCCGCTCGGTCAGGGCGGCATGGGCCGCGTCTGGAAGGCGCGGGACGAGGTGCTGCACCGCGACGTCGCCATCAAGGAGCTGGTCCCGCCGCCCGGCCTCACCCCCGACGAGCGCCGTGAGATGCGGGAACGCTCGCTGCGCGAGGCGCGGGCCATCGCCCGCCTCAACAACGTCAACGTGGTCCGCATCTTCGACGTGCTGCGCACCGACGGCGATCCGTGGATCGTCATGGAATACGTGGCGTCGAAGTCGTTGCAGGACACGATCGCCGAGGACGGCCCGGTCTCGGCGGCCAAGGCGGTCGAGATCGGCCTCGGCGTGCTGGGCGCGCTGAAGGCCGCGCACAAGGCCGGCATCATGCACCGCGACGTCAAGCCGGGCAACGTGCTGCTCGGCGAGGACGGCCGGGTGGTGCTCACCGACTTCGGCCTGGCGACCATCCCCGGCGACCCGAACGTGACCCGCACCGGCATGGTGCTGGGCTCACCCGCCTACATCTCGCCGGAGCGGGCGCGGGACGGCACGGCCGGGCCGGAGGCCGATCTGTGGTCGCTGGGCGCCACGCTCTACGCCGCGGTGGAGGGCAAGTCGCCCTACGCGCGCCCGTCGGCCATCGCCACGTTGGCGGCGCTCGCCACCGAGCCGATGCCGCCGCCGCGCAACGCCGGGCCGCTCAAGCCGGTGTTGCAAGGGCTGCTGCGCAAGGACCCGGACGAGCGGATCACCGCCGAGGTGGCGGAGCGCATGCTGCGCAAGGCCGCCGGGCGGCGGGCCAAGAGCATTTCCCTGTTGGACGGCGTACGCCGGCCGGGGCCGAACGGTCCGCGCGCGCCGCGGCCGCCGTTGGTGCCGGCGCCGCGTCCGGCCGACGACCAGGTGCAACGCGCGGCCGCCGGCGCGTCCGGGGTGGCGGTCACCGGGGGTACGGCGGCGTCCGCCGACCCGACCGCGAAGGTGCCGGCACCCATCTCGGACGCGGGCCCGACCGCGAAGGTGTCGCCGCCGGTCGCCGACCCGACGACCACGCTCGACGCCGACCCGCCGGTCGACGCGACCCGGGTGGACGACGTCCCCGCGCTCGACGAGAGCCGGGGGGACGACGCCGCCCCCGCGCTCGACGAGACCCGGCTCGACGGGGAGCCGGTCACGGCTCCCGCGCAGCGCCCGGCCCCGTCCGACTCCGCCCCGGTCAGTCCGGCGCCCTCCCCCGGCCGGGCCACCGTGCCGTCCGGCGTCAAGACCGCGCCGAACCGGCGCAACCTGCTGATCGGCGCGCTGGTCCTGGTGCTCCTGGTTGGGCTGGCGGTGGCCCTGCCCCTGCTCAACAACGGCGACGACGACGGTGACGGCGGCGGGCCGACGGCCGGCTCCTCGGTGGCGTCGGCGGGCCCGCCCGCGCCGACCGCCAGCGCCGCACCGAGCGCGGCCGCCTCGTCGGCCAGCCCGTCGGCCAGCCCGTCGCCGTCGGCGAGCCCGTCCCCGACCGGGTTTGTGCTGCCGGCCGGCTGGAAGTACTACACCGGCTCGAACGGCTTCAAGGTGCCGATCCCGAAGAACTTTCAGGCCAAGGCGGAGGGGAATCAGGTCACGCTCTACGAGGTCGGTGGTACCAATCGGGTGCTGTTCATGCAGTGGACGGACAGCCCGGAGAAGGACGCGGAGGCCGACTGGAAGAGCAAGGAGTCGGCCCGGAAGAACTACGTCCGGAACTACAAGTACCTCAGCATCACCCGGTGCGACGGCTACTACCGCACCTGCGCCGACTGGGACTGGCTGGAGACGCGCAGCGGCAACGTCCGGTTCCACGTGCGTAACCGGGGTGTGGCGACGGCCAGCAACCGGGGCTTCGCGCTGCGCTGGGAGGTCCCGGCGAAGGACTGGCAGGCCAACCTGCCCAACTTCGACATCATCACCAAGGGCTTCGTGCCGGATCGCCGCAACTGA
- a CDS encoding site-specific integrase yields MAGRKRANGEGTVYQRADGRWEGAGYVQAADGSSRRVRVYGATRKEAADKLAVKLAESHRGLPATADPTLTVGDYLTRWLTTVAVHQVRPTTYANYDTYIRQFLIPAIGHRRLAALTVTEVRTFLDTIQTVCQCCARGWDARRDPHHPRKDRRPRCCAVGACCQRHLKPATVRYIRAVLSAALAHAVREELLHRNVASPVRLPTPARSRYQPFTAGEARKYLYAAAFHRHGPLFELALRTGLRRGEILGLQWSDIDLDAGHLSVRRTLARTKGGMTFQPPKTEASQRRILLPRDCIASLTRYRRRQDIDRREAGDTWTDLDLVFASTTGGPLDPANVHRQHETICYLAEVRYIRFHDLRHTCATLLLEQGVELVTIKELLGHARLHVTADIYAHVRPRLHRDAIEAMNRALHPDDTDPDDDTPPADG; encoded by the coding sequence ATGGCCGGTAGGAAACGCGCCAACGGTGAAGGCACCGTCTACCAGCGCGCCGACGGCCGGTGGGAAGGCGCCGGCTACGTCCAGGCCGCCGACGGCAGCAGCCGCCGGGTCCGCGTCTACGGCGCCACTCGCAAGGAAGCCGCCGACAAGCTGGCAGTCAAACTCGCCGAGTCCCACCGTGGCCTACCCGCGACCGCCGACCCGACGCTCACCGTCGGCGACTACCTCACCCGCTGGCTGACCACCGTGGCGGTCCACCAGGTACGCCCCACCACCTACGCCAACTACGACACCTACATCCGCCAGTTCCTCATCCCCGCAATCGGTCACCGCCGGCTCGCCGCGCTCACCGTCACCGAGGTCCGCACCTTCCTCGACACCATCCAAACTGTGTGCCAGTGCTGCGCCCGCGGCTGGGACGCCCGCCGCGACCCGCACCACCCGCGCAAGGACCGCCGGCCCCGCTGCTGCGCCGTCGGCGCCTGCTGCCAACGCCACCTGAAGCCGGCGACCGTCCGCTACATCCGGGCGGTCCTGTCCGCAGCCCTCGCCCACGCCGTACGGGAGGAACTCTTGCACCGCAACGTCGCCTCCCCGGTCCGGCTCCCCACCCCCGCACGCAGCCGATACCAACCGTTCACCGCCGGCGAGGCCCGCAAGTACCTGTACGCCGCCGCGTTCCACCGCCACGGCCCGCTGTTCGAACTCGCGCTACGCACCGGCCTGCGGCGCGGCGAAATCCTCGGTCTGCAATGGTCCGACATCGACCTTGATGCCGGGCACCTGTCTGTACGCCGCACCCTCGCCCGCACCAAAGGCGGCATGACCTTCCAACCACCCAAGACGGAGGCGTCGCAACGGCGGATCCTGCTACCCCGAGACTGCATCGCCTCGCTGACCCGCTACCGGCGCCGGCAGGACATCGACCGGCGGGAAGCCGGCGACACCTGGACAGATCTCGACCTGGTGTTCGCCTCAACTACGGGCGGGCCGCTCGATCCTGCCAACGTGCACCGTCAGCACGAGACGATTTGCTACCTCGCCGAGGTCCGCTACATCCGCTTTCACGATCTCCGACACACGTGCGCGACGTTGCTGCTGGAACAGGGCGTTGAACTCGTCACCATCAAGGAACTCCTCGGCCATGCCCGGCTGCACGTTACCGCCGACATCTATGCCCACGTCCGACCCCGCCTGCACCGCGACGCCATCGAAGCCATGAACCGCGCCCTGCACCCCGACGACACCGACCCGGACGACGACACCCCACCCGCAGACGGCTGA
- a CDS encoding replication initiator, giving the protein MMSPHPIPADPGGLLRVAASTDLAQQVGQCRHPVAVAGSSLLVERGTGRIVDRFDTATTSGRVVGLRCRSRRASVCPACSALYKLDAYHLIAAGLHGGKNTPPQVADRPRLFVTATAPSFGPVHLGPDRHGQPRPCHPRTRRMPVRRSCGRWHLAADPAIGTPLDPAGYDYPGQVLFNAHVGLLWARFTTETRRGLAAAAGLPRAVAARQVRVVFAKVAEFQARGVVHLHAIVRLDGADGPSSAPAGWASVDLLDHAIRAAIRRVEVTTPACRRVPLRRLRWGRQVDVRPITRADGMSETVVARYVAKYATKAAETVGVDLGPIYCRTCDGHGTNPTTTVLCHRCAGTGRRPGASLRHLSGHARRLVDTCWWLGVQPGLGRLRLRRYAHTLGFRGHFATTSRTYSTTLTALRAERRNWMADRHAERAGVDPASVLVVGDWRYAGPGGGA; this is encoded by the coding sequence ATGATGTCACCCCACCCCATACCGGCCGACCCGGGCGGCTTGCTCCGCGTCGCGGCCTCCACCGACCTCGCCCAGCAGGTCGGCCAGTGCCGGCATCCAGTCGCTGTCGCCGGTAGCAGTCTGCTCGTCGAGCGTGGCACCGGCCGGATCGTCGACCGCTTCGATACAGCCACCACATCGGGCCGGGTGGTCGGGCTGCGCTGCCGCAGCCGCCGCGCGTCGGTCTGTCCGGCCTGCTCGGCGCTGTACAAGCTGGACGCCTACCACCTGATCGCCGCCGGCCTGCATGGGGGGAAGAACACTCCGCCGCAGGTCGCCGACCGGCCCCGGCTGTTCGTCACGGCGACCGCGCCGTCGTTCGGGCCGGTACACCTCGGCCCGGACCGGCACGGCCAGCCGCGCCCCTGCCACCCCCGCACCCGGCGTATGCCCGTGCGTCGTAGCTGCGGCCGGTGGCACCTCGCCGCCGACCCGGCGATCGGCACGCCCCTGGACCCGGCCGGCTACGACTACCCCGGTCAGGTTCTGTTCAACGCGCACGTCGGACTGCTGTGGGCACGGTTCACGACCGAGACGCGTCGTGGCCTGGCTGCCGCAGCCGGTCTGCCTCGGGCGGTGGCGGCCCGGCAGGTACGGGTGGTGTTCGCCAAGGTCGCCGAGTTCCAGGCCCGAGGCGTGGTGCACCTGCACGCGATCGTCCGCCTGGACGGCGCCGACGGCCCGTCCTCGGCCCCGGCCGGCTGGGCCAGCGTCGACCTACTCGACCACGCGATCCGCGCCGCGATCCGGCGGGTAGAGGTGACCACCCCGGCCTGTCGCCGGGTGCCCTTGCGACGGTTGAGGTGGGGCCGGCAGGTCGACGTCCGCCCGATCACCCGCGCTGATGGAATGTCGGAGACGGTGGTGGCCCGGTACGTCGCAAAGTACGCCACCAAGGCCGCCGAGACGGTCGGGGTCGACCTCGGCCCGATCTACTGCCGCACCTGCGATGGCCACGGCACCAACCCCACAACGACGGTGCTGTGTCACCGGTGCGCGGGCACTGGTCGGCGACCCGGCGCCAGCCTGCGGCACCTGAGCGGGCACGCCCGCCGGCTGGTCGACACCTGCTGGTGGCTGGGCGTCCAACCCGGCCTCGGTCGGCTGCGGCTACGCCGGTACGCGCACACCCTCGGCTTCCGGGGCCACTTCGCCACCACCTCCCGCACCTACTCCACCACCCTCACCGCCCTGCGCGCCGAACGCCGCAACTGGATGGCCGACCGGCATGCCGAGCGGGCCGGCGTCGACCCGGCGAGCGTGCTCGTCGTCGGCGACTGGCGCTACGCCGGACCCGGAGGTGGGGCGTGA
- a CDS encoding GH25 family lysozyme, translated as MARTRLSVRQLLAAGLTVAATAAAALVATAGPAAAATTPGVDVSRYQGSINWTSARNAGIQFAFIKATEGTSYKDPNFNSNYVNAYNAGVIRGAYHFARPNISAGSTQANYLASNGGAWSADSRTLPAALDIEANPYSGGYCYGLSTTGMRNWVQSFLNTYKSRTGRYAVIYTTTSWWNQCTGSWTGPWANHPLWLARWSSTPGALPAGASVWSFWQYTSTGSVSGISGNVDRNYWNGDRSRLIALANNT; from the coding sequence ATGGCCCGTACCAGACTTTCCGTGCGCCAGCTGCTCGCCGCCGGCCTCACCGTGGCCGCCACCGCGGCCGCGGCCCTCGTGGCGACCGCCGGACCGGCCGCCGCCGCGACCACCCCCGGCGTCGACGTCTCCCGCTACCAGGGCAGCATCAACTGGACCAGTGCGCGCAACGCCGGCATCCAGTTCGCCTTCATCAAGGCCACCGAGGGCACCAGCTACAAGGACCCGAACTTCAACTCGAACTACGTGAACGCCTACAACGCCGGTGTGATCCGGGGTGCCTACCACTTCGCCCGGCCGAACATCTCCGCCGGCTCCACCCAGGCGAACTATCTGGCCAGCAACGGCGGCGCCTGGTCGGCGGACAGCCGTACGCTGCCCGCCGCGCTGGACATCGAGGCCAACCCGTACAGCGGTGGCTACTGCTACGGCCTGAGCACCACCGGCATGCGCAACTGGGTCCAGTCCTTCCTCAACACCTACAAGTCCCGCACCGGCCGGTACGCGGTCATCTACACCACCACGAGCTGGTGGAACCAGTGCACCGGCAGCTGGACCGGCCCGTGGGCCAACCACCCGCTCTGGCTCGCCCGCTGGTCCAGCACGCCGGGCGCCCTGCCGGCCGGCGCGTCGGTCTGGAGCTTCTGGCAGTACACCAGCACCGGCAGCGTCTCCGGGATCAGCGGCAACGTCGACCGCAACTACTGGAACGGTGACCGGAGCCGGCTGATCGCCCTGGCCAACAACACCTGA
- a CDS encoding acyl-CoA carboxylase subunit epsilon encodes MSAEEPMFRVVRGVPTAEELAALVGAIVVRTRPVAAAAPPAVSRWSRSAHRAGATLAAGPGAWRASGLPR; translated from the coding sequence ATGTCTGCCGAAGAGCCGATGTTCCGGGTCGTCCGTGGCGTGCCCACCGCCGAGGAGCTGGCCGCTCTGGTCGGCGCCATCGTGGTCCGCACCCGGCCCGTCGCCGCCGCCGCACCGCCCGCCGTGTCGCGGTGGTCGCGCAGCGCCCACCGCGCCGGCGCGACGCTCGCCGCAGGTCCCGGCGCGTGGCGCGCCTCGGGCCTTCCCCGCTGA
- a CDS encoding Maf family protein, with protein MSTSVPLRLVLASQSPARRKLLQAAGIEPDVLVSGVDESQVVSARAEDLCLELARLKAQAVLGRLRPAGGERTLVLGCDSVLAFDGEILGKPADAADATRRWQRMRGRSGVLHTGHCLIDVVHEARAEAVASTTVHFADITDEEIAAYVATGEPLAVAGAFTIDGLGGAFLTGIEGDPGTVVGLSLPLLRRLLGELELRLVDLWTKVAPGGQEIEHLG; from the coding sequence GTGTCGACCTCCGTGCCGTTGCGCCTCGTCCTGGCCTCGCAGAGCCCCGCCCGCCGCAAGCTGCTCCAAGCCGCCGGGATCGAGCCCGACGTGCTGGTCAGCGGCGTTGACGAGTCGCAGGTGGTCAGTGCTCGGGCCGAGGATCTGTGTCTGGAACTGGCACGGCTGAAGGCTCAGGCCGTGCTCGGCCGGCTGCGTCCCGCCGGGGGCGAGCGCACGTTGGTGCTCGGGTGCGACTCGGTGCTCGCGTTCGACGGGGAGATCCTGGGCAAGCCGGCCGACGCGGCCGACGCGACCCGGCGCTGGCAGCGGATGCGCGGGCGCAGCGGCGTCCTGCACACCGGCCACTGCCTGATCGACGTGGTGCACGAGGCCCGCGCGGAGGCGGTCGCGTCGACCACCGTGCACTTCGCCGACATCACCGACGAGGAGATCGCCGCGTACGTGGCGACGGGTGAGCCGCTGGCGGTGGCCGGCGCGTTCACCATCGACGGGCTTGGCGGCGCGTTCCTGACCGGTATCGAGGGTGACCCGGGCACGGTGGTGGGGCTCTCCCTGCCGCTGCTGCGCCGGCTCCTCGGCGAGTTGGAGCTGCGTCTTGTCGACCTGTGGACGAAGGTCGCGCCGGGGGGCCAGGAGATCGAGCATCTCGGCTAA
- a CDS encoding Uma2 family endonuclease yields the protein MSAAPLEPYSSHVGPWTEADYLTLGDSHDRVELLDGGLIVSPAPSRRHQRVARRLANAVEMAAEPVGLFVYDAIDVRLGADRIVIPDLVVTDADDDGVILDAGRVALVGEIVSPGDAAAGRLVKMQLYAIARIPFYLLVEQDGDTHSLRLHRLDEGHYVEDRVAKAGETLSVTEPFRWAMDPATLR from the coding sequence GTGAGCGCAGCTCCCTTGGAGCCCTACAGCTCGCACGTGGGCCCGTGGACCGAGGCCGACTACCTCACGCTGGGCGACAGCCACGACCGCGTCGAACTGCTCGACGGGGGCCTGATCGTGAGCCCTGCCCCGAGTCGGCGGCACCAGCGGGTGGCACGACGGCTGGCGAACGCTGTCGAGATGGCGGCCGAACCGGTCGGCCTGTTCGTCTACGACGCCATCGACGTGCGGCTGGGAGCCGACCGGATCGTGATCCCGGATCTCGTCGTCACCGATGCTGACGACGACGGAGTGATCCTGGATGCCGGCCGCGTCGCGCTTGTCGGCGAAATCGTCTCGCCCGGCGACGCCGCCGCCGGCCGGCTGGTCAAGATGCAGCTCTACGCGATCGCCCGCATCCCGTTCTACCTGCTGGTCGAGCAGGACGGGGACACCCACTCGCTGCGGCTGCACCGGCTCGACGAGGGGCACTACGTCGAGGACCGCGTGGCGAAGGCTGGTGAGACGCTCAGCGTGACCGAGCCGTTCCGCTGGGCGATGGATCCGGCCACGCTCCGCTGA
- a CDS encoding GntR family transcriptional regulator yields MAHDPDDKRALFQQVVDDILDQIRDGRLNPNDPLPSARKMADLYGVASMTAQRALRELQHRRITYSVAGKGTFVHPDAFDLLRGGVLREPIDDPDLRRRVTAYLADQQAITIRYHHARTADDKNAALHDLLRHADTNSDLIDEVIKYQADRGNFAQQPEHLRRPSNDDAPSPAKRSRSSRSRSRAPKQ; encoded by the coding sequence ATGGCCCACGACCCAGACGACAAGCGAGCCCTGTTCCAGCAGGTCGTCGACGACATCCTCGACCAGATCCGCGACGGACGCCTCAACCCCAACGACCCACTACCGTCCGCCCGCAAGATGGCCGACCTCTACGGCGTGGCCTCCATGACCGCCCAACGCGCACTACGCGAACTCCAACACCGACGCATCACCTACAGCGTCGCCGGCAAAGGCACCTTCGTCCACCCCGACGCCTTCGACCTACTACGCGGCGGCGTCCTCCGCGAACCCATCGACGACCCCGACCTACGCCGCCGAGTCACCGCCTACCTCGCCGACCAGCAGGCCATCACCATCCGCTACCACCACGCCCGCACCGCCGACGACAAGAACGCAGCCCTGCACGACCTGCTACGCCACGCCGACACCAACAGCGACCTCATCGACGAAGTGATCAAATACCAGGCCGACCGAGGCAACTTCGCCCAGCAGCCCGAACACCTCCGACGCCCCAGCAACGACGACGCGCCATCACCCGCCAAGCGCTCACGCAGCAGCCGCAGCCGCAGCCGCGCACCAAAGCAGTAA
- a CDS encoding helix-turn-helix domain-containing protein: MTADLLTVAQVMDRLQVSKHTVYHLIRTRRLRSVRIGRCRRIPTTALAAYLRELSGEVTGHGR, encoded by the coding sequence GTGACTGCTGACCTGCTCACCGTGGCCCAGGTCATGGACCGGCTCCAAGTCTCCAAGCACACCGTCTACCACCTCATCCGCACCCGACGACTGCGGTCGGTGCGCATCGGCCGGTGCCGCCGCATCCCCACCACGGCCCTGGCCGCCTACCTGCGTGAGTTGAGCGGGGAGGTGACCGGTCATGGCCGGTAG
- a CDS encoding S8 family serine peptidase, translated as MADEPRGQPRNASPRRRRANRSWPRNWLRPVNWAPFAAIALLLLSGTGAAPDQSSANWEAPAPRDRIRNDQWHLRFLKTEAANAVSRGSGVIVAVLDTGVDRHPDLRRNLLVGTSTIPGSPGDGLLDRNSHGTGMAGLIAAHGQPNNKGALGIAPDSKILPVRSSGAANTGQADDLAAGIDYAIAHHAGVISISSSGATSTKLVRAIQDALSADIVVVAAAGNKPEDAYVGYPAEEPGVIAVGGVDRSGLHAPVSVSGPEIDVVAPAVDIYSTSYGGKYSKGTGTSSATAIVAGAAALIRSKYPHLPAAEVAHRLTATAVDKGPPGRDDEYGYGVIDLVAALTADVPPIGFGSSGVTAPASTAAGPSGDGGGTARGFATLGVLLAAGGGYLVWRRRRRAGDPPPRISR; from the coding sequence ATGGCAGACGAGCCGAGGGGTCAACCCCGTAATGCTTCCCCCAGAAGAAGAAGGGCCAATAGATCCTGGCCCCGCAATTGGCTTCGACCGGTGAATTGGGCACCTTTCGCCGCAATAGCACTGCTGCTTCTCAGTGGAACTGGAGCTGCACCTGATCAGTCCAGCGCGAACTGGGAGGCGCCCGCGCCACGGGACAGAATACGAAACGACCAGTGGCATCTGCGTTTCTTGAAGACAGAGGCCGCCAACGCCGTAAGCCGAGGAAGCGGGGTGATAGTAGCAGTGCTAGACACGGGAGTTGATCGCCACCCCGATCTTCGCAGAAACCTACTGGTTGGCACGTCAACCATCCCAGGGAGCCCCGGCGACGGGCTTTTAGATAGAAATAGTCATGGAACAGGGATGGCTGGCCTAATTGCAGCCCATGGCCAACCGAACAATAAGGGAGCCCTGGGGATCGCTCCAGATTCTAAGATACTTCCCGTTAGGTCATCGGGGGCAGCCAACACTGGCCAGGCCGACGACCTGGCGGCCGGGATCGACTACGCGATCGCCCACCATGCGGGAGTAATCAGCATCTCTAGCAGTGGCGCCACGAGCACAAAATTGGTGAGAGCAATACAAGATGCGCTATCAGCAGATATAGTCGTTGTTGCGGCGGCTGGAAATAAGCCAGAAGACGCATACGTTGGCTATCCCGCCGAAGAACCCGGCGTGATCGCGGTCGGAGGCGTTGATCGTTCTGGGCTTCACGCCCCGGTTTCAGTTAGCGGCCCGGAGATCGACGTCGTAGCGCCTGCCGTTGACATCTACAGCACCAGCTATGGCGGCAAGTACTCGAAGGGCACAGGAACCTCTAGTGCCACCGCGATCGTGGCCGGGGCCGCTGCGTTGATTCGCTCCAAATACCCTCACCTCCCCGCGGCCGAGGTCGCACACCGGCTCACGGCGACTGCCGTCGACAAGGGCCCACCCGGCCGGGACGACGAGTACGGCTACGGGGTCATCGACCTGGTCGCCGCGCTCACCGCCGACGTACCCCCGATCGGTTTCGGGTCGAGCGGGGTCACCGCGCCGGCTTCGACGGCGGCCGGGCCCAGCGGCGACGGCGGCGGCACGGCTCGGGGCTTCGCGACCCTCGGTGTGCTGCTGGCCGCGGGCGGCGGTTATCTGGTCTGGCGTCGTCGTCGACGTGCCGGCGACCCGCCGCCGAGGATCAGCCGGTAG